GATGAGTTTGATTTAATCGGAACAAAGGAAGGCTGTGGTGAAGGGGAGTGCGGAGCCTGCAGTGTTTTTGTGAATAACCTTCTGCAAAACAGCTGCCTTATTCCAATTGGGTCGATTGCTGGTGCCGATATTCATACGATCGAAGGCATCACTGAAACGGAACAATTTAAAATTTTAGATGAGAGCTATTCCATCGCCGGGGGAGTGCAATGCGGGTATTGCATTCCAGGGATGATTATGGCCAGTGCAGCTTTGTTATCTAAAAATCCTCATCCTTCAGAGGCTGAAATTCGTGAAGGCATCTCCGGAAATCTGTGCCGATGTACGGGCTACAATATGATTGTTGAGGG
This sequence is a window from Brevibacillus sp. JNUCC-41. Protein-coding genes within it:
- a CDS encoding (2Fe-2S)-binding protein, which produces MIKFTLNGRTVETDAPATARLLDLLRDEFDLIGTKEGCGEGECGACSVFVNNLLQNSCLIPIGSIAGADIHTIEGITETEQFKILDESYSIAGGVQCGYCIPGMIMASAALLSKNPHPSEAEIREGISGNLCRCTGYNMIVEGINLAAKKGDGLW